From Candidatus Woesearchaeota archaeon:
TTTCGGTTTATCATTACTATTTAGTAACAACTAAAATTCAGTCTGAGGCAGTAACCTTTATAAACGTATTTAAAACAACACGCTTAGATAACATGGGAAGAATAAAAACACGAATTTCCAAGTCAGTAACGAAAGATATCATGGATAAGCATGCAGGCAAGTTTAGTTCTGATTTCGAAAAAAACAAGCAGGCAATTGAAAGCCAGGCTGATATAGCAAGCAAGAAGCTGAGGAATGTTATAGCAGGATACGCGACCAGATTGAAAAAATCAGGGAAATACTAACAACGGAGGTGCAAGAATGGCAGAAGACAACTCTATCTTTATCGGCGGAAAGCCGTTTATGAACTATGTGACAGGGGTTGTGATGCAGTTCACAACAAAGAACGCAGAGACAGTCACGGTCAAGGCAAGGGGAAAGTTCATAAGCAGGGCAGTCGATGTCGTGGAAGTAGCTACCAAGAGATTTCTGGAAAATAGTGTGGGAATAAAAGACATAAACATCGATTCAGAGGAGTTCCAGAATAAGGAAGGAAAGCAGGTAAGGGTAAGCACGATTGAGATAACGCTCGGGAAAAACCAGTAAAATGCTGCAGTTAGAAGTCTACGACGTTGAAATGAGCTTATGGAAAAGGATAGTCTACTTCTTTAAAGATCTAAAAAATAAATTTCATTAATTTTTTATATTCTCTTTGATTGTTAGGCAGCATGAAGGCTAAAAATTTCTACGTGATTGCTATAATCCTGCTGTGTTTTTTGTCATATTCCAACACGCTGCAGAATGAATTCGTATGGGATGACACGGAATATATAGTGAAAAGCACAAAATCAAGGGATATAAGCAGTGCTTTATCCTCCTTCAGTGAAGACGAGTACGGCATATACCGCCCTGTAAGAACTCTCTTCTACTATATGTCATATAATCTGTTCGGCCTCAATGCATTCTTCTACCATCTTTTGTCAATAATTCTCCACACAACAGCAACTTTGTTAATATTTGCCATAATAGGAAAATTATTCAATAAAAAATTAGCATTTCTTTCTTCGGTTCTGTTTGCGGTGCATCCCATACATGTGGGCAGGGTAGCTAATGCCACAGCATCATTCGATATCTTAGGGATAATAATCTACTTAGCTGCATTTTATCTATACATAGAGTTCAGGGAAAAAAACAGCAGGCAATTTCTGCTGTTTTCTATAATGGCTTTCATAGCCGGATTGTTCGCTTCAGAAGAGGTATTTTCCCTTCCATTATTGATAATCCTGTATGAGTTCGTGTTCCGTAAAAAAGGAGTTAAGAAATACGTCAAATCAGTCAGTTATTTCATCATATTAGCTGCATTTCTCTCAATAAGGTTTTTCGTTCTTGACATAGCGTCAAGGGTAACCGTCTACCCTGGGGGAAGCCCCTATGTAACATTCCTCACCATGCCAAAGGTGCTCCTGAGCTACATCTTCCTTGCTTTTTTCCCTGTTAGCCTTACTCCTTTTAGGAATGTAGAATATGTTTACAGCCTTGCAAGTATTTGGTTCATTCTGCCAGTAATCATAATAGCAGCGATTGCCTATGAAATATACAAGAACAGAAAAAGCAAAAAAGTCATTTTCTTCAGCGGGTTTTTCATTATAACCATGCTCCCGTTTCTGAATATACTCCCCCTGCAGAAGATAATGGCTGAAAGGTATTTTTATTTGGCATCCTTAAGCATTCTTGTTTTGCCCTCTCAACTGGCCCTGTTTTTAGAGAAAAAAACAAGCCCTAAAACCGCTTACAGCATATTTTCAGTCATCATACTCATATTCCTTGCCATGACAATCTACAACAACACCTTCTGGAAAAATGAGCTCACGCTGATGACAAGGGGCATAGAGATAAATCCTGCCAGCTCTAAGGCGCACGACAATCTTGGGACATATTATTTCAATAACGGAGATACAGAAAAAGCGCTTTTCCATTACCGAAAATCAGTTGAGATAAGTGAAAACAATTTCCATGCATGGACGAATCTTGGTGTGCTTTACTCAGCCATAGGCGAATATGGGAAATCAGAGCAGGCATTGAAGAAAGCAATAGGGATTATTCCTACGAACTATGAAGCAATAGATAAGCTTGGCATAACCTACATGCGCGCGGGCCTAAACCAGAGCGCAGAGAAGATGTTTAAAACAGCAATAAAGATGAACAAAGGCTACTATCCTGCATACACTCATTTAGGCGTGCTTTACGCAGAAACAGGCCATTACGAAGAAGCAGCCCAATTCCTCGAGCTCTCAATAAGGATCAATCCCTATAATGCAGAAGGCTATTTCAATTTAGCAGCATTATATGAAGCATTCGGAAGGAAAGAGCAGGCAGAAAGATATTACCAAAAAGCAGCAAATCTTGAGCCGGATAAGTATTCTTAGATAATTTTTTAAAACAGAACAGTTTATTCCTGTCCATTGGGCCTGTAGCATAGTCTGGATGTCTCAGGACAAATAGTGCTTCCGGCTTCGGCTCTTTTCAGAGAAGCCACCGGACGACCGGGGTTCGAATCCTCGCAGGCTCATTTTATCTTTCGAACGAAGTGAGAAAGCTATTGAGGGTTGATAAGGGCAGACTGCCCTTATGTGGGAATCACTCGCAGGCTCATTTATTATGTGCTACCGAGTTTTTTCAAACTTCAAGCCCTGCTTAAAGGCTTACAAGTCTACGATTTGAAAGAGAAAAAACGAGTGTAGTACTGTTTTGGTCCAGCTTTTTAATTTTCTGCTAAGAAAATTCAAAAGATGGGTGGGGAATCACTCGCAGGCTCATTTTATCTTTCGAACGAAGTGAGAAAGCTATTGAGACTCTTTTCAAAAGAAATAAATAATTACCTCTTGTCCTTCATCCTTCTTTCGATAACTTCTTTGGCAGGAGGATTTCTGTTATACCTCAGAAAACGGTCAATCCTGCTCTCATCTTCCCTCTTCTGCTTCATCTGCTCCTCGGTCAGTTCGGGCATTGATATATCTACCGTGCCTGGCTTTTCCTTATGAAATTTTTTGTATTTTTCCCTTTTTGCGCTTACTTTCTTAGGCTTGTTTTTATTTTTTCTTCCCATCAGGCTCACCTTACATAGCCATCCATTTTTCGCCGCCTTTTGACTCTATAGCCTGTTTTATCCTCTGCAGGCCTATAACATAGGCAGCTGTTCGAAAATCAATTTTGTTTTTCTGGGCCGTCTCATATACCTTATCAAAGCTGCTGACAATCTTCTCCCTCAGCCTTTTGAAAACTTTCTCCTTGGACCAGTAATAGCCCGCCCTGTTCTGGACCCACTCAAAATAGCTTACTATAACTCCCCCAGAATTTGCCAGTATGTCGGGGATAATCTTTATATTCTTCTTCTTAAGTATCTCATCTGCTTCTATGGTTGTAGGCCCATTAGCCAGCTCAAAAATATATTTTGCCTTTATCCTGCCGGCATTTTCCCTGGTTATCTGGCCTTCCAGGGCAGCAGGTATGAGCACGTCAACATCAAGCTCCAGTAATTCTTCATTGCTTATTCCTTTAGTGTCGCCCTTGCATTCATCACACACAGAGACGTCTGAAAGCCCCGCTTTCGTTGATTTCTTCTTTCTCCTGACAAGAACATCTATCTTTAATCCGCTTTTGTTGAAAACCGCACCTCTTGAGTCTGACACAGCAACAACCTTATAGCCGTCATCATACAGCAATTTAGCCACATTCATTCCTGCGTTGCCGAATCCCTGTACAGCTATCCTTATTTTCTTATTCAGTTTTGCTCTCTTTGAAAATTCCTTAAAGACATAATAGCATCCAAGGGCCGTGGCAACATCCCTCCCTTCAGAACCGCCAAGGTTAATCGGCTTGCCTGTTATGACAGCTGGATTCTGCTTTCTCGTTATCTTGTTGTACTCATCCATCATCCAGCCCATTATTGTCGAGTCGGTATATACATCAGGAGCAGGTATATCCTTGTCCGGACCGATAAAATCAGCAAACGCACTTATGTACGCCCTGCTTAAGTGCTCTAATTCATGCACAGAAAGCTTCCTTGGCTGTACCGCAACGCCGCCTTTGGCCCCCCCATAAGGTATGCCAGTAACTGCGCACTTGAAAGTCATCCAGAAAGCCAAAGCCTT
This genomic window contains:
- the albA gene encoding DNA-binding protein Alba, yielding MAEDNSIFIGGKPFMNYVTGVVMQFTTKNAETVTVKARGKFISRAVDVVEVATKRFLENSVGIKDINIDSEEFQNKEGKQVRVSTIEITLGKNQ
- a CDS encoding glutamate dehydrogenase; protein product: MVFSRHSKEYEGKIFSNALKQIRKAYEYVNISKDVCSILENPKEILSSSLVIEMDDGTVGIFPAIRVHFNDILGPTKGGIRYHPNVNKDEVKALAFWMTFKCAVTGIPYGGAKGGVAVQPRKLSVHELEHLSRAYISAFADFIGPDKDIPAPDVYTDSTIMGWMMDEYNKITRKQNPAVITGKPINLGGSEGRDVATALGCYYVFKEFSKRAKLNKKIRIAVQGFGNAGMNVAKLLYDDGYKVVAVSDSRGAVFNKSGLKIDVLVRRKKKSTKAGLSDVSVCDECKGDTKGISNEELLELDVDVLIPAALEGQITRENAGRIKAKYIFELANGPTTIEADEILKKKNIKIIPDILANSGGVIVSYFEWVQNRAGYYWSKEKVFKRLREKIVSSFDKVYETAQKNKIDFRTAAYVIGLQRIKQAIESKGGEKWMAM
- a CDS encoding 30S ribosomal protein S17e, whose amino-acid sequence is MGRIKTRISKSVTKDIMDKHAGKFSSDFEKNKQAIESQADIASKKLRNVIAGYATRLKKSGKY
- a CDS encoding tetratricopeptide repeat protein; amino-acid sequence: MKAKNFYVIAIILLCFLSYSNTLQNEFVWDDTEYIVKSTKSRDISSALSSFSEDEYGIYRPVRTLFYYMSYNLFGLNAFFYHLLSIILHTTATLLIFAIIGKLFNKKLAFLSSVLFAVHPIHVGRVANATASFDILGIIIYLAAFYLYIEFREKNSRQFLLFSIMAFIAGLFASEEVFSLPLLIILYEFVFRKKGVKKYVKSVSYFIILAAFLSIRFFVLDIASRVTVYPGGSPYVTFLTMPKVLLSYIFLAFFPVSLTPFRNVEYVYSLASIWFILPVIIIAAIAYEIYKNRKSKKVIFFSGFFIITMLPFLNILPLQKIMAERYFYLASLSILVLPSQLALFLEKKTSPKTAYSIFSVIILIFLAMTIYNNTFWKNELTLMTRGIEINPASSKAHDNLGTYYFNNGDTEKALFHYRKSVEISENNFHAWTNLGVLYSAIGEYGKSEQALKKAIGIIPTNYEAIDKLGITYMRAGLNQSAEKMFKTAIKMNKGYYPAYTHLGVLYAETGHYEEAAQFLELSIRINPYNAEGYFNLAALYEAFGRKEQAERYYQKAANLEPDKYS